Proteins encoded within one genomic window of Komagataella phaffii GS115 chromosome 3, complete sequence:
- a CDS encoding Mitochondrial GTP/GDP transporter, whose product MSPTPSNADKKQSGVARILGSASAGICEIGVFHPVDTISKRLMSNNTKVTSLSQFNKVIFREHAADPLGRRLLTLFPGLGYAACYKILQRVYKYGGQPFANEFLTTNYRSSFEETFGKKTGKALMSATAGSLIGIGEIVLLPLDVLKIKRQTNPESFKGRGFFKILADEGLGLYRGWGWTAARNAPGSFALFGGNAFAKEYVLGLKDYSDATWGQNFIASIFGASASLIVSAPLDVIKTRIQNRNFDNPESGFTILKNMAKNEGITAFFKGLTPKLLTTGPKLVFSFALAQTLIPMFDKVL is encoded by the coding sequence ATGTCCCCAACCCCTTCCAACGCTGACAAGAAACAATCTGGAGTAGCCCGTATATTGGGTTCTGCCTCTGCCGGTATTTGTGAAATCGGTGTTTTCCACCCAGTTGATACAATCTCCAAGAGATTAATGTCTAACAACACTAAGGTCACTAGTCTATCTCAGTTCAACAAGGTCATTTTCAGAGAGCATGCCGCCGATCctcttggaagaagacTGTTGACTCTGTTTCCCGGTTTAGGTTACGCCGCTTGTTAcaagattcttcaaagagtctACAAGTACGGAGGTCAACCATTTGCTAACGAATTCTTGACCACCAACTACcgttcttcttttgaagaaacttttggaaagaaaacgGGCAAGGCCCTTATGTCTGCTACTGCTGGTTCGTTGATTGGTATTGGTGAGATCGTGTTGTTACCCTTAGATGTTTTGAAGATCAAACGTCAGACAAACCCTgagtctttcaaaggacGTGGgttcttcaagattttggcaGATGAAGGTCTTGGTTTGTACCGTGGATGGGGATGGACTGCTGCTAGAAATGCACCAGGATCATTTGCTTTATTCGGTGGTAATGCATTTGCCAAGGAGTACGTTTTGGGACTGAAGGATTACTCTGATGCTACTTGGGGTCAAAATTTTATTGCTTCCATTTTCGGTGCTTCTGCCTCTTTGATTGTTTCTGCTCCACTTGACGTGATTAAGACCCGTATTCAGAACAGAAATTTTGATAACCCGGAGTCTGGATTTactattttgaagaacatgGCCAAGAACGAAGGAATCACagcatttttcaaaggattgACCCCAAAATTGTTGACCACTGGACCAAAGCTCgtgttttcttttgccCTTGCCCAAACTTTAATTCCAATGTTTGACAAGGTATTGTAG
- a CDS encoding mRNA 3' end processing factor gives MASNSIGEDFYQSLLELTFNSHPIIHSLTTIAQENMANADQIVEAILKRINSSAPEHKLYTLYLIDSICKNVGSPYNLMFGDSLYQLFSRCYSLVADPVRQRMIHIFETWKVTRTPSGSPLFPPDQLAKIDRFLTEVAKPKPVMITQQSLIEQLRQLQGLVGQRLHSNPNDIKAKERLQILGDLLKIITSQPMSPQELTLVNTQVQGIRKDEEFKLKSPTPAAAIPRPALSSDAMSVLGGVLQSVSMAPQYQQQQPKSPPPNILGGNVSSILSSLAESGLINNINSKHSNNLVSPINDILSSNDLSGSLAIDSGYINNHKPTQTEIDTLYRDKPNQCSSCSKRFTEDDAGRQLKSLHLDWHFRINKRIKDYSNIQSRGYYLDDSAWVKFKEIEIIGYKDSDDQTDSSNNTKISTTGGQSLNTRPAELDPAELARHYVVVPDDVTDMTTSCGICKEEMVGKFNDDSGEWVWSNATQSGDKVYHYSCFRETQQERSLHNVVEKRERSDDSVVSAAKRPETSSIGSSILNIDFSKLRGLTDNLANR, from the coding sequence ATGGCCAGTAATAGTATAGGAGAAGACTTttatcaatctcttctggaatTGACGTTCAACTCTCACCCTATCATCCATAGTCTGACTACTATTGCCCAGGAGAACATGGCTAATGCGGACCAGATAGTGGAAGCTATTCTGAAACGAATCAACTCTTCGGCTCCTGAGCATAAGCTGTACACGTTGTATTTGATTGACTCGATCTGTAAGAATGTCGGGTCTCCGTACAATCTGATGTTTGGAGACTCGTTGTATCAGCTATTTTCCAGGTGTTACAGTCTAGTTGCTGATCCAGTAAGACAGCGGATGATTCATATCTTCGAAACTTGGAAAGTGACCAGGACACCATCAGGATCACCATTGTTCCCGCCTGACCAACTTGCTAAAATAGATAGATTTTTAACTGAGGTTGCAAAGCCCAAACCTGTGATGATCACTCAACAGTCATTGATTGAACAACTCCGACAGTTGCAAGGTTTGGTAGGGCAACGCTTGCattcaaatccaaatgATATTAAGGCAAAGGAAAGATTGCAGATATTGGGAGATCTGTTAAAAATCATCACTTCGCAGCCTATGTCTCCTCAAGAATTGACTTTGGTAAATACTCAGGTTCAAGGAATTCgaaaagatgaagagtttaAGCTTAAATCACCAACACCTGCTGCTGCTATTCCAAGACCTGCATTATCTTCGGATGCAATGTCTGTGCTGGGAGGAGTACTACAGTCAGTATCCATGGCTCCCCAATaccagcagcagcaacCGAAATCCCCTCCTCCAAATATTCTTGGAGGTAATGTCAGCTCTATTTTGAGCTCACTGGCAGAATCAGGGCTAATTAATAACATAAACAGTAAACACAGCAATAACTTGGTAAGTCCTATCAACGATATACTCTCATCTAATGATTTATCAGGCTCTTTGGCCATAGATTCGGGTTACATAAATAACCACAAACCTACTCAGACTGAAATTGATACACTGTATCGAGATAAACCAAATCAATGTTCCAGTTGTTCCAAGCGATTTACAGAGGATGATGCGGGCAGACAGTTGAAGAGTCTGCATCTGGATTGGCACTTCCGTATCAATAAAAGGATCAAGGACTATAGTAATATTCAATCAAGAGGCTACTACCTAGATGATTCTGCATGGGTTAAGTTTAAGGAAATTGAAATCATTGGCTACAAAGACTCTGATGATCAAACGGATTCCTCTAATAATACCAAGATCTCGACCACCGGTGGTCAAAGTTTGAATACTAGACCAGCCGAATTAGACCCAGCAGAGCTGGCTCGTCATTACGTTGTGGTGCCTGATGATGTCACTGATATGACCACGTCGTGTGGAATTTGTAAAGAGGAAATGGTGGGCAAATTCAATGACGATTCAGGTGAATGGGTTTGGTCCAATGCTACACAATCGGGAGACAAAGTGTATCATTATTCGTGTTTCAGAGAGACCCAGCAGGAGAGGAGTTTACATAATGTTGttgagaaaagagaaaggtCAGACGACAGCGTCGTCAGTGCTGCCAAGAGACCAGAAACCAGCAGCATTGGCTCTTCTATTCTTAACATTGACTTTAGTAAACTGCGTGGCTTGACGGATAATCTAGCCAAcagataa
- a CDS encoding Acetyl-coA hydrolase: MSSILKQRVRYAPYLKKLRTPEQCVELFKDGQYLGWSGFTGVGAPKVIPTALADHVEKNKLQGKFQFHLFVGASAGPEEGRWAENNMILTRAPHQVGKSISRGINENRIQFFDKHLSMFPQDLTYGFYTKEKENDLLDYTIIEATAITEDGSIIPGPAVGGSPEMLSVSDKVIIEVNTKTPSFEGIHDIDLPVNPPLRQPYPYTSVDQRNGRVAIPVDPSKVVAIVESTENDKVPPNTPSDAMSKAIADNLLEFLEHEVKAGRLPENLHPLQSGIGNVANAIIEGLAGGNFKNLSVWTEVLQDSFLDFFESGKLDFATATSIRLTESGFERLFENWDTYSHKLCLRSQVVSNSPEIIRRLGVIAMNTPVEVDIYGHANSTNVLGSRMLNGLGGSADFLRNAKLSIMHTPAARPSKTDPTGVSCIVPFASHVDQTEHDLDVVVTDYGLADLRGLAPKKRAQEIIKNCAHPDYVPILQEYYDRANFYCQKKKSLHEPHILRDALKMHLNFEDFGTMKIDNWDKKF; encoded by the coding sequence ATGTCTTCTAtcttgaaacaaagagTAAGATACGCACCTTACCTCAAGAAGCTGCGAACCCCTGAGCAGTGTGTTGAGCTGTTTAAGGATGGTCAATATCTGGGATGGTCTGGATTCACTGGTGTCGGTGCACCAAAGGTGATCCCCACAGCGCTAGCCGATCATGTGGAGAAGAACAAACTACAAGGCAAATTTCAATTCCACTTGTTTGTTGGTGCCTCAGCTGGGCCTGAAGAAGGTCGTTGGGCTGAAAACAACATGATTCTGACAAGGGCTCCACACCAAGTCGGTAAGTCCATATCAAGAGGTATCAATGAAAACCGaattcaattctttgacaaaCATTTGTCCATGTTTCCTCAGGACCTGACTTATGGCTTCTACACTaaggagaaggagaatGATCTCTTAGATTACACCATCATTGAGGCAACGGCGATAACCGAAGATGGTTCCATTATTCCCGGCCCTGCCGTAGGCGGTTCCCCAGAAATGCTGTCTGTGTCCGACAAGGTTATCATTGAAGTTAACACCAAGACTCCATCCTTCGAAGGTATTCATGATATCGATCTACCTGTCAACCCTCCTTTAAGACAACCATACCCTTATACTTCTGTGGATCAACGTAACGGAAGGGTAGCCATTCCAGTAGACCCATCTAAAGTCGTAGCTATTGTGGAATCCACTGAAAATGATAAAGTGCCACCTAACACTCCATCCGACGCCATGTCCAAAGCCATTGCTGACAACCTGTTGGAATTCTTGGAGCATGAAGTTAAGGCTGGTCGTTTACCAGAGAACTTGCATCCATTGCAATCTGGTATCGGAAACGTTGCCAATGCCATCATCGAAGGTTTAGCCGGCGGtaatttcaagaacttgtcTGTGTGGACGGAAGTTTTGCAAGACTCTTTCCTCGATTTCTTCGAATCCGGTAAGCTGGACTTCGCCACGGCTACTTCCATCAGATTGACCGAGTCTGGATTTGAGCGTTTGTTCGAGAACTGGGACACATACTCTCACAAGTTGTGTCTTCGTTCTCAAGTTGTCTCCAACTCCCCAGAAATTATTCGTCGTCTAGGTGTCATTGCCATGAACACTCCAGTGGAAGTTGATATCTATGGACATGCTAACTCTACCAACGTCCTGGGTTCCCGTATGCTGAACGGTTTGGGCGGGTCCGCTGATTTCCTTCGTAATGCCAAGTTGTCAATCATGCATACCCCAGCTGCCCGTCCTTCGAAGACCGATCCAACTGGTGTGTCATGTATCGTTCCATTTGCCTCTCATGTTGACCAAACTGAGCATGACTTGGATGTAGTTGTGACCGACTATGGTCTTGCTGATCTGCGTGGACTGGCTCCAAAGAAGCGTGCCCAAGAGATTATCAAGAACTGTGCCCACCCTGACTACGTCCCTATTCTTCAAGAGTACTATGACCGTGCCAACTTCTACTgtcaaaagaagaagtctCTTCACGAGCCTCACATCCTACGTGATGCCCTGAAGATGCatttgaactttgaagatttcgGAACCATGAAGATCGACAACTGGGACAAGAAGTTCTAA
- a CDS encoding Component of the chromatin assembly complex (with Rlf2p and Msi1p) produces the protein MRWIKAKTLTVHWHDDNQPVYSCDLQQDKVEGFRRLATAGGDGNVRIWRLIYGREDNEDRESVSSVEYLSTLAKHTQAVNCVRFDPTGEYLASGGDDGVVLIWRLSSEGGVVLEFGQDDDDIKESWIQKITCRCNTSEIYDLCWSPDSKYILAGSMDSTVRLFEASTGKQVATIGDHNHYVQGVAWDPLNEFVVSQSADRTICVNRVTASTSGEISVKSMAKLSRLELANSGDSNKRTIALYHNETLQSFFRRMAFSPDGNILATPAGIFKSSDDSPESHTVYLYGRGSLSQAPIAHLPGLKKPAVAVRFSPVKLDLIPGLPDESVFSLPYRMLLAVATQDSVVIYDTQQTGPLALVTNIHYAIITDLTWSSDGKTLIVASADGFCSSVGIDV, from the coding sequence ATGCGATGGATCAAAGCAAAGACCCTGACAGTTCATTGGCACGACGACAATCAACCTGTATATAGCTGCGATCTTCAGCAGGATAAAGTTGAGGGATTCAGGCGGCTTGCTACCGCTGGTGGAGATGGAAACGTTCGTATATGGAGACTAATCTACGGACGGGAGGACAATGAAGATAGAGAAAGTGTAAGCTCGGTAGAATATCTGTCAACCCTTGCGAAACATACACAGGCAGTGAATTGTGTACGATTTGATCCAACGGGAGAATATTTGGCCAGTGGAGGAGATGATGGGGTGGTATTAATATGGAGACTTTCGAGTGAAGGAGGAGTAGTTTTAGAGTTTGGAcaggatgatgatgacatcaaagaatcttGGATTCAGAAGATTACTTGCAGATGCAATACCAGTGAAATATATGATCTTTGCTGGTCACCCGATTCAAAATATATTCTGGCAGGTTCAATGGATAGTACGGTAAGACTGTTTGAGGCATCAACTGGCAAACAGGTCGCCACGATTGGGGATCACAATCACTATGTTCAAGGAGTTGCATGGGATCCTCTGAACGAGTTTGTAGTATCACAAAGCGCTGACAGAACGATATGTGTTAATCGTGTGACAGCAAGCACTAGCGGAGAGATCAGTGTGAAGAGCATGGCTAAGTTGTCTCGTTTAGAGTTAGCCAATTCCGGAGACAGCAATAAGAGAACAATTGCATTATACCACAACGAAACATTGCAATCATTTTTCCGAAGAATGGCATTTTCTCCAGATGGAAACATCCTTGCGACGCCTGCGGGCATATTCAAGTCCAGTGACGATTCACCCGAGTCCCATACAGTTTATCTCTATGGACGTGGTAGTTTGAGCCAGGCCCCAATAGCCCATCTTCCAGGATTGAAAAAACCAGCTGTTGCGGTAAGATTTTCTCCAGTTAAACTAGATTTAATTCCAGGGTTGCCCGATGAGAGCGTATTTTCATTACCATATAGGATGCTTTTGGCCGTTGCAACCCAAGATTCGGTTGTTATATATGACACACAGCAAACAGGACCACTAGCCTTGGTAACCAATATTCATTATGCCATAATCACAGACTTGACGTGGAGCAGTGACGGGAAGACGTTGATAGTTGCATCCGCGGATGGGTTTTGTTCCAGTGTTGGCATCGATGTATAG
- a CDS encoding uncharacterized protein (Putative protein with sequence similarity to S. pombe gti1+ (gluconate transport inducer 1)) translates to MQSYHGVIVTPKDAIILVDAALKKMIPQVTRRLTEFERQTQIGHGSVFVWDEKESGMKRWTDGRSWSASRVSGSFLTYKEMENAKSGNSNSYIYGKQSESYRYKDNGLLKQSFSVTLKNGKKLHLISYVYATYLKTLSGPNSSNKSVSSNPMSNSVGTLSGSSSDMTQDGLLKRPSEDDRFQSLDLNSDLYPETVLNETYTLQYPPSSPISSTTSANSGGVSKPKKSKRVASRITDERVISVPKSPSPVSSSTTPSTTAFSTMGGGASSVGSHLSTGTAGVLRFPPQNQMMMNHQVITLPALHTPASTLPAYKVPRSYLDDPTPKNTFLLPRSHSITPIPYVQQQQQQYFPPQQPMQHLAPPVRAPGYVSHEDGRALSALDRAFC, encoded by the coding sequence ATGCAGTCTTATCACGGAGTTATAGTTACTCCAAAAGACGCCATTATACTGGTTGACGCCGCCCTCAAGAAAATGATCCCCCAGGTTACACGTAGGCTAACTGAGTTTGAGAGGCAAACTCAAATCGGCCATGGGTCTGTGTTTGTGTGGgatgagaaagaaagtGGTATGAAGCGATGGACTGACGGAAGATCCTGGTCTGCTTCTAGAGTAAGCGGTTCGTTCTTGACATACAAAGAGATGGAAAATGCAAAGAGTGGCAATTCAAACTCTTACATTTACGGCAAACAGTCAGAGAGTTACAGATACAAGGACAACGGCCTATTGAAGCAAAGTTTCTCAGTTACGCTGAAAAACGGAAAGAAACTGCACCTGATAAGCTATGTTTATGCGACTTACCTCAAGACATTGTCAGGTCCCAATTCGTCAAACAAGTCAGTTTCTTCGAACCCCATGTCCAATTCCGTGGGAACACTGTCGGGCTCTAGCTCTGATATGACACAGGACGGGCTGCTGAAACGACCATCTGAAGATGACAgatttcaatctttggaccTTAACTCCGACTTATATCCGGAGACTGTTTTGAACGAAACATACACATTACAATATCCTCcatcttctccaatttcaAGCACAACATCCGCTAACAGCGGTGGAGTTAGCaagccaaagaaaagcaaaCGTGTTGCAAGTAGGATCACTGATGAACGAGTGATTAGTGTGCCAAAGTCGCCTTCGCCAGTGTCTTCCTCTACTACACCCTCCACTACTGCATTTTCAACTATGGGAGGTGGAGCGTCCTCTGTTGGTTCACACCTGAGTACTGGTACCGCTGGTGTCTTGCGCTTTCCTCCACAGAatcagatgatgatgaatcaCCAAGTGATCACTCTACCTGCATTGCACACTCCGGCTTCGACGCTTCCTGCCTACAAGGTCCCTAGATCGTATCTCGACGATCCAACCCCAAAGAATACCTTCCTGCTCCCCAGATCACACTCTATCACTCCTATCCCATACGtgcagcagcaacagcaacaataTTTCCCACCACAACAACCAATGCAGCATTTAGCTCCACCAGTGAGAGCACCGGGTTACGTTTCGCATGAGGATGGACGAGCTCTAAGTGCTTTAGACAGAGCTTTTTGTTAA
- a CDS encoding Steryl ester hydrolase, with product MDTPVKSDVEDSMSQTVRGWLVVLPSVLLVLFEGLVSLITANLPKFVLRQCTAVVRFLFGVAGDKGAKLNGDIKSTDYLGRRELLHGALDIHEMAGVFNFTIEDHIVQTDDNYLLTLHRLNPVSHGIRPNGRVLYFHHGLLMNSEIWLCREDVHENLPLHFLLQGYDCWLGNNRGNKYSGKHLKYKPSQREFWDFSIDEFVRFDIPNNVDYILETTGKETVSYIGFSQGTTQIMAALSVNVALNSKIDKLCVISPATTPRGLNNGLLNSILHFSPNLMYLLFGRNILFAHAGLWAQVMYPKLYLISIDIATNFLFGWKNENMDEADKYVSYYHLYSTTSVKTVVHWFQIMNGARLTMYKDSSSLGANFYTPEYPTRTSLAVPTIIIYGTGDSLVDIDQIRQQLPRKYLKKVVGLEGYEHLDLIWGRRVGDVIKSVGKFLHYNELDGESGKSIIINT from the coding sequence ATGGATACGCCCGTCAAATCGGATGTCGAGGATTCGATGAGTCAAACTGTTCGGGGCTGGCTGGTGGTTTTACCTTCGGTCTTATTAGTCTTGTTTGAAGGACTAGTCTCACTGATTACAGCTAATTTACCAAAGTTTGTTCTGCGCCAGTGCACTGCTGTTGTCAGGTTTCTGTTCGGAGTGGCAGGCGACAAAGGGGCCAAGCTGAACGGTGATATCAAATCTACCGACTACCTGGGAAGAAGGGAGTTGCTACATGGAGCTTTAGACATCCATGAGATGGCTGGGGTATTCAATTTTACCATTGAGGACCACATTGTTCAGACCGACGATAATTATCTCTTGACTTTACATCGTTTGAATCCTGTGAGTCATGGAATTAGGCCGAATGGTAGAGTGCTCTACTTTCACCATGGACTGTTGATGAATAGTGAAATTTGGTTATGCCGTGAAGACGTCCATGAGAATTTACCGTTGCATTTTCTTCTACAAGGTTATGATTGCTGGTTGGGAAACAACAGAGGAAACAAATATAGTGGAAAACATCTGAAATACAAGCCGTCTCAACGTGAGTTTTGGGATTTCAGTATTGATGAGTTTGTTAGATTTGACATACCAAACAATGTTGATTACATCTTAGAGACCACAGGGAAGGAAACCGTCTCCTATATTGGGTTTAGTCAAGGTACAACTCAGATTATGGCTGCATTATCTGTAAACGTTGCCTTgaattccaagattgaCAAGTTGTGTGTTATATCTCCAGCAACTACACCAAGAGGATTGAATAATGGGTTACTCAATTCAATTCTTCACTTTTCACCCAACTTGATGTATCTATTGTTTGGCAGAAATATCCTGTTTGCCCATGCCGGCCTGTGGGCACAGGTGATGTATCCTAAACTGTACTTGATATCGATCGATATTGCTACtaatttcctttttggCTGGAAGAACGAGAACATGGATGAGGCAGATAAATATGTGAGTTACTATCATCTTTACTCTACCACCTCAGTCAAGACGGTCGTCcattggtttcaaatcatgAATGGTGCACGATTGACAATGTACAAAGACTCAAGCAGTCTTGGTGCTAATTTTTACACACCCGAATACCCTACTAGAACAAGTTTGGCTGTGCCCACTATAATAATATATGGAACCGGAGATTCCTTAGTTGATATAGACCAGATTCGCCAACAGCTTCCCAGAAAGTATCTTAAAAAGGTGGTCGGACTGGAGGGTTATGAGCATTTGGACTTAATCTGGGGTAGACGTGTAGGCGATGTGATAAAAAGCGTCGGTAAGTTCCTACATTACAATGAACTGGATGGGGAAAGCGGAAAATCCATTATAATAAATACATAA
- a CDS encoding Thymidylate and uridylate kinase produces the protein MRAPLIVIEGLDRTGKSTQTAKLCHRLNGFLVKFPNRETPIGKLLNQYLTDASNPMPLEVAHLLFSANRWEMVKNIEDLLSKGTPVVMDRYVYSGVAYSMAKGLDIEWCLAPDKGLPKPDVTIFLKANDLDSISQREGFGEERYEVASLQTSVRNNFEILRSRYDEWKVIIIDGKDIDQVHEHIWELVCPLTRGVTTGLNRF, from the coding sequence ATGAGGGCACCTTTGATTGTTATAGAGGGCTTAGATCGAACGGGCAAGTCTACACAGACAGCTAAATTATGCCATCGTCTCAATGGCTTCTTGGTAAAGTTTCCGAACAGGGAAACTCCAATTGGAAAACTGTTGAATCAGTACCTGACAGACGCGAGTAATCCTATGCCGTTGGAAGTAGCTCATTTACTCTTCAGTGCCAACCGTTGGGAAATGGTCAAAAATATTGAGGATCTACTAAGTAAAGGAACTCCTGTTGTGATGGACCGGTACGTTTATAGCGGAGTGGCGTATTCCATGGCTAAAGGCCTCGACATCGAATGGTGTCTTGCTCCTGATAAAGGACTACCCAAACCAGACGTTACTATTTTTCTAAAGGCCAACGATCTTGATAGCATAAGTCAAAGAGAAGGCTTTGGAGAGGAACGATACGAAGTTGCAAGTCTGCAAACGTCGGTAAGgaacaattttgaaattctaCGGTCTCGTTACGATGAGTGGAAGGTAATTATAATCGATGGCAAGGATATTGATCAAGTGCATGAGCACATATGGGAACTGGTTTGTCCTTTAACCCGAGGAGTAACTACTGGATTGAACAGATTTTAG
- a CDS encoding Adenylate kinase translates to MSPVEELKEYIHKLQDRVTELEIKAGVLPEPKLPAAIRMVLIGPPGAGKGTQAPNLKEKFCACHLATGDMLRSQVQQKTELGVAAKKIMDQGGLVSDEIMVNMIKAELDSNPECQKGFILDGFPRTIPQAEKLDSMLVESNKPLQKAVELKIDDELLVSRITGRLVHPASGRSYHREFNPPKKDMTDDITGEPLVQRSDDNADALKKRLVTYHQQTEPIVEYYRKRGIWAGIDASQSPKQVWGDILKCLRN, encoded by the coding sequence ATGTCCCCCGTTGAAGAATTAAAGGAGTATATTCACAAGTTGCAGGATCGTGTCACCGAGCTGGAAATCAAGGCCGGTGTCCTGCCAGAGCCAAAGCTGCCAGCTGCTATTCGCATGGTCTTGATCGGCCCTCCAGGTGCTGGTAAGGGAACCCAAGCTCCAAACCTTAAGGAGAAGTTCTGTGCCTGTCATTTAGCAACCGGTGATATGTTGCGTTCTCAGGTTCAACAAAAGACCGAGTTAGGAGTTGCCGCCAAGAAGATCATGGATCAAGGTGGCCTTGTCTCCGACGAAATCATGGTTAACATGATCAAGGCCGAATTGGACTCAAATCCAGAGTGCCAAAAGGGCTTCATTTTGGACGGTTTCCCTCGTACTATTCCTCAGGCTGAGAAGCTAGACTCAATGCTGGTTGAGAGCAACAAGCCTTTGCAGAAGGCTGTTGAATTGAAGATTGACGATGAATTGTTGGTCTCCAGAATCACCGGCCGTCTGGTCCACCCCGCCTCTGGTCGTTCATACCACCGTGAATTTAACCCACCAAAGAAGGATATGACTGACGATATCACTGGTGAGCCTTTGGTTCAACGTTCCGACGACAACGCTgatgctttgaagaaacgTTTGGTGACCTACCACCAGCAAACCGAGCCCATTGTTGAGTACTACCGTAAGCGTGGTATCTGGGCTGGCATTGATGCTTCTCAATCCCCTAAGCAAGTTTGGGGTGATATTCTCAAATGTCTACGCAACTAA
- a CDS encoding Subunit of a histone deacetylase complex produces the protein MPPRRDASASESESRRPHSSAPKQTKSRSHITQQVQKEFVAKYVNSNGPNDRILPDPLDFNEYPTSNLRNYARKLIKNEQIPDCKTVFGSMLESKIGEESFSYKKNHAPNTYRISKPQLASIVHQHFVSHLPVKESDTITNFIYKVKNQDKSFKLNIT, from the coding sequence ATGCCCCCAAGAAGAGACGCCAGTGCATCTGAGTCAGAGTCAAGACGACCACATTCATCAGCTCCAAAGCAGACAAAGTCCAGATCTCACATTACTCAACAGGTCCAGAAAGAGTTCGTTGCAAAGTACGTGAATTCAAACGGTCCAAATGACAGAATATTACCCGATCCCCTAGATTTCAATGAGTATCCAACGAGCAATTTAAGAAATTACGCCCGTAAACTGATTAAGAATGAGCAAATTCCAGATTGCAAAACAGTCTTCGGCTCGATGTTAGAAAGCAAGATAGGAGAGGAATCCTTCTCCTACAAGAAGAACCATGCTCCCAACACATATCGTATATCGAAACCTCAACTGGCCTCGATAGTCCATCAGCATTTCGTTTCCCACCTCCCTGTCAAGGAAAGTGATACGATAACGAATTTCATATACAAAGTCAAGAATCAGGATAAATCGTTCAAACTGAACATTACATGA